A single Schistocerca piceifrons isolate TAMUIC-IGC-003096 chromosome 6, iqSchPice1.1, whole genome shotgun sequence DNA region contains:
- the LOC124803306 gene encoding protein DEK-like, with protein sequence MDDSSDEEDNMDGDKKDLSMSEDKTTHKEDEREEEDVEDEPDEEASSDDSESQSESKKGRRSESNKTSKKADAKKIPNKKSEKKSSAKKRKSSTKSDDESSFGDEPLSRKTKPPPTDKERMLYVNEILQGANLEETTV encoded by the coding sequence ATGGATGATTCATCAGATGAGGAAGACAACATGGATGGAGATAAAAAGGACCTTTCGATGTCAGaagataaaacaacacacaaagaagatgaaagggaagaagaagatgTGGAAGATGAACCTGATGAAGAAGCTAGCAGTGATGATTCAGAATCCCAGTCAGAATCAAAGAAAGGTCGCAGAAGCGAATCTAATAAGACATCCAAGAAAGCTGATGCTAAAAAGATTCCAAACAAAAAGTCTGAGAAGAAATCTTCAGCCAAAAAACGGAAATCCTCTACTAAGAGTGATGACGAATCTTCATTTGGAGACGAACCCCTCTCAAGGAAGACAAAGCCACCACCCACAGATAAAGAAAGGATGCTGTATGTCAATGAAATTTTGCAAGGAGCTAACCTCGAAGAAACAACAGTCTAG